A single window of Lepeophtheirus salmonis chromosome 2, UVic_Lsal_1.4, whole genome shotgun sequence DNA harbors:
- the LOC121113649 gene encoding uncharacterized protein, translating to MSCATAPVMYQPYSPYNNSSPSATMPPQGFHSSPDRVPPSQQSGIVEDNNNRSHLENKHHVQQVFKVEHLHSTPPQDLSSYQPNNVSNTSSCNNSQSSPPTSRPPSHLNQHDEDSSDSTISAHRLSSNIVVFTHYVGNASSVVEDHFSRALSSYERDETSYKPMSARNLPASFWTAPSDYTPPSPRHSASATACNLLNQSSTVPYGDIYPESITGALHQLAADWQYPHASVGHTPSSSSYSSNYSNYAARFQSANYWSPRLVGSSSTTSSVKSEWSPEPPYSDFSSHPHHLSHHPYHHYSNIAAVAAVGLESNPSSDASLVNKPHHTAPGPATSAGTDLFWTTTF from the exons ATGAGCTGTGCTACCGCGCCAGTCATGTATCAACCCTACTCTCCATACAATAATTCATCCCCTTCGGCCACCATGCCTCCTCAAGGATTTCATTCTTCCCCAGACAGAGTACCTCCATCACAACAGAGTGGCATAGTTGAGGACAATAATAACAGATCTCATTTGGAGAATAAG CATCATGTGCAACAAGTATTTAAAGTCGAACACCTTCATTCGACTCCTCCACAGGATTTAAGCTCATATCAGCCTAACAATGTCTCAAATACCTCTTCATGCAATAATAGTCAATCCTCGCCTCCAACATCCCGACCTCCAAGTCATTTAAATCAGCATGACGAAGATTCCTCAGACTCGACGATCTCTGCACATCGCCTCTCTTCCAACATTGTCGTGTTTACACACTATGTAGGAAATGCCTCATCTGTCGTGGAGGATCACTTCTCCAGAGCCCTGAGTTCCTATGAGAGGGATGAAACATCCT aTAAACCCATGTCAGCTCGTAATTTGCCAGCCTCATTTTGGACAGCGCCCTCGGACTATACGCCACCCTCTCCTCGTCACTCTGCATCAGCGACAGCATGCAATCTACTGAATCAATCCAGCACTGTTCCATACGGTGACATATATCCTGAATCCATAACAGGAGCACTTCATCAATTAGCTGCAGACTGGCAGTACCCCCATGCCTCAGTGGGACACACTCCTTCCTCCTCTTCTTATTCCtccaattattcaaattatgctGCAAGGTTCCAGTCAGCCAATTATTGGTCCCCTCGCCTAGTGGGCTCTTCATCAACCACCTCATCTGTCAAAAGCGAATGGTCGCCTGAGCCCCCGTACTCTGACTTTTCTTCACATCCTCATCATCTGTCTCATCATCCATACCATCACTATTCCAACATAGCAGCTGTTGCTGCTGTCG ggTTAGAATCGAATCCAAGCAGTGACGCCTCCCTAGTAAATAAACCACATCATACAGCGCCAGGACCCGCAACATCAGCAGGAACGGACTTATTTTGGACCACCACTTTTTAA